GTCCTCGTCGTTTGCGGCGGCGGGGTCTACCGCGGCGTCACGCCGGATGTGCCGGTCGTCAACACGGTGGGCTGCGGCGACAGCATGGTGGGGGCGTTCGCCGTCGGCCTTGCCCGCCGCACGCCGATGGAAGAGGCCATCCGCTGCGCCGTGGCCGTTTCGACCGCAAACGCGCTGACAAAAGAGACCGGCTTCTTCCATCAAAAGGACCTTGTGGAACTGCTTCCCCGGGTCCGCGTGGAACGGCTGGAACTCCCGCAATGATTCCATTCAAAGGAGAGAGATTGAATATGGCAGAATCCGTCAATCCCGCAATCGTCCCGAAGCGCCGCCTTTCCGACGGCGGGGAGATCCCCTGCATCGGCATGGGCACGTTCGGTTCCGACCGCTTCACGGCGGAGCAGGTTTCCGGCGCGGTGGCGGGCGCAATCCGCTGCGGCTACCGCCTGTTCGACTGCGCGTCCGTTTACGGAAATGAGAGCCTCATCGGGAAAGTGTTCGCCGACGCGTTTTCGGAAGGCGCCGTCAGGCGCGGGGAACTGTTCATCACCGGAAAAGTCTGGAACGACCGTCACGGCAGGGGAGAAGTCCTTGTCGCCTGCGCCGAGTCCCTGCGGGACCTGCGGCTCGACTATATCGACGCGTATTTCGTGCACTGGCCGTTCGCCAACTATCATGCGCCCGGGTGTTCCGGCGATTCCCGCAATCCGGATTCCAAGCCCTTCCGGGTGGGGGATTTCATGGAAACCTGGCGGCAGATGGAGCGGCTGCACGACATGGGCCTGGTCCGCCATCTCGGCATGTCCAACATGACCATCCCGAAGCTCGAGGCCGTGCTGCCGCTGTGCCGCATCCGCCCCGCCCTGATCGAAATGGAGCTCCATCCCGGCTTTCAGCAGCCGGAGCTGTTCGACTATGCGGTACGGCACGGGATTCAGCCGGTCGGCTTCTGCCCGGTCGGGAGCCCCTCGCGCCCCGACCGCGACAAGACCGCCGAAGACGTGTCGGACCTTCAGATCCCGGAGGTCGCGGAAATCGCAAAGGCACACCGCGTGCACCCCGCCGTCGTCTGTCTGAAGTGGGCGGTGCGGCGCGGCCAGATTCCCATCCCGTTTTCGATCCATGAAAGCCACTACATCGCCAACCTGAAATGCACGACGGAAGATCCGCTGACCGATGGGGAAATGGCAAAACTGAAAGCGGCGGACCGGAACTGCCGCCTGATCAAGGGGCAGGTGTTCCTGTGGCAGGGCGCCGCCGACTGGCACGCCCTGTGGGATGAAGACGGAACCATAACGCAATAGGGGAAGGGACACGGATCTTTCCCCGGCGTGCCATCGTCGTGACAATCGTGATAGAAAATTTTAAAATAAATCTTTTAACAGAAAGGGCAGCCGGCGTTGAAAATTCCGCGGCTGCCCTTTCCGTTACCGGCAAACATTCTGAAAAAATGCAAACCGCTTGCCAAATTTCGAAAAATCTTTATAATAGGTACTGGAATACGGACAGAAACGGCAGACGTATCCATACAAATCTATGCAAATTGCCCTTTTGGAGAAGAGTGACTATGGTGCTGACCCATCCATCCCGGCAGCCGGGGAAGGCGGATCCCCGGCCCAAACATATCCCATCCTTTCACTGGAACAGCCTGTGGGTGATCATGGCGGCAAGCACGCTGGGGCTGTCCCTGATCGCCGTCGTCGCCATCACGCTGGTCGTGTACCGCCACGCCGACGCCGCCATCAATCACTCGATCGAGCAGAACAACGCGCAGATCACCGAAAATGTTTCGGCTTCCATCAACAGCTATATCAAAGAGATGGTCTCCATCTCAGACAACGTCACCAGCCTGCTCGGCCGGTATTCCGCCAAAGAGCTGAACAGCAAGCTGGTGGTCTTTCTGCGGGAGGACGTCGAGACGATCGCGGTGTTCGATTCCGACGGAAAGCCGGTCGTCACCACCGACAAGCGCACGCTGCGCAGCGATATTGAAATCACGCGGCAGAGCTGGTTTTCGGGCGCGAGCACGAACGGCCGTCGCTATCTGATCTCTCAGCCTCATGTGCAGCGGCTGTACCGCGGCGAGTATCCGTGGGTGATCACGCTCACGCGCGGCGTTTCGTGGGAGGAAGGCGGGCGGGCCCGCAGCGGGATCATGATCGTGGACATGAATTTCACACGCATCAAAGACCTGTGCTCCCGCGACCTGGAAAACGACGGGTACCTTTACATCACGAACCAGCAGGGGGATGTGGTGTATCATCCGAAGCAGCAGATGATCTATGCGGGCATCCTGCCCGAGGAGATCACGCTCGCGTCGGCCCTGAAAGAGGGAAGCTCGGTGGTGAGGACGAAAAATGTCCAGCGGGCCGTCTGCGTCAAATCCCTGTCCAACGCGGCCTGGCGCGTCATCGGGGTTTCTTCCATGAACGGCCTCGCGACCTACGACAGCGGGCCGGGCCCTTACATCGTGCTGTCGATCGTTCTGCTGGCCGTCGCAATCCTGGCCGGCAGCCTGCTGCTCTCGCGGGGGATGCTCCGCCCGCTGCACAACCTGATGGCGCTGATGGGCCGAATGACCGGCGGGGAGGGCACCGAGCTGGCGCCGGTGGGCGGCGTTTACGAGGTGGGCCAGCTCGGCGACTCCTTCAACCGGATGGTCGCGCGCATCCGGCAGCTGATGGTGCAGGTGCGCACCGAGCAGGAGCAGCTGCACCGCAGCGAACTGAAGGCGCTGAACGCGCAGATGGACCCGCACTTTCTTTACAACACGCTGGATTCCGTCATCTGGCTTGCGGAAAGCGGGGATCAGAAGGGAGTGATTCAGATGGTGCTCGCCCTCTCGAAATATTTCCGCCTGTCCCTTTCCGGCGCAAGGGACTTCATCACCGTGGAAGACGAGCTGCAGCAGGTGGAGAAATACCTGATGATTCAGAAAATGCGGTTCGGGGACGCGTTTACCTACCAAATCATCTGCGAGCCCGAAATCCGGAAAGCGAGAACGCCGAAAATCATGCTTCAGCCCATTGCGGAAAACGCGATCGTGCACGGCGTGGGCACCATGGAGGAGGGCGGGGTCATCGTCATTACCGCCCGGCGCTCCGGTGAAGAATTGGAGCTCGCGGTGCGCGACAACGGCTGCGGCATCAAGCCGGATGTGCTGGAGCATATCCTGGAATCGGACGCCGGCGTCCGTTCCGGGATCGGGCTGAAAAACGTCCATCAGCGCATCAAGCTGGCCTGCGGAGGGGAGTACGGGCTGAAAGTGGAGAGCGAGCTGGATGAGGGCACGACGGTGCGGGTGCGGCTTCCGCTCCGGCTTGAACAGGCGAAGAAGGAGGGAGAGCAGTGAAGCGGGCAGGCATGCTGATTCTGGCCGCCGCCGTATTCCTCGGGATCATCGGCGGCACGTGGCGTCTGTGGAGCGCCGGACCGGGCGCGAAAAAAGGGTACACCTTCGACCTGATCGTAAAGGGAACGAGCATGGAATTCTGGAAAAGGGTAAACGAGGGCGCGCAGGCCGCGGCCTCCACCTATCATGTGTCCGTTACGATGTATGGCCCGGCGGTGGAAAAAGACTATGCTCAGCAGGTCGGCCTCGTGGAGGACTCCATCGCCAGAAAGCCGGACGCGATCATCCTTGCGGCGGCGGATTACCGTCTGCTTGCAAAGCCGGTTCAGGACGCGATCGACGCGGGGATCCCCGTGATCATGGTGGATTCCGACGTCGATAACTCCCGGACGGTCGCCTATGTCGGGACGGACAACGAAAAGCTCGGCACCATGCTGGCGCGTCAGCTCTGCCAGCGCACGGATGCGTTCGGGGAAGTGGGGGTCGTGAGCTTCGTGAAGGAAAGCTATCCCGCCGTACAGCGTGAGAAGGGCTTCCGCGACGCGATCCGCTCCGACAAGCGGTTTACTGTGCTGGATACGGTGTACGCCTATTCCGACGTCGCGAAGGGCGAGCTCCTGACCAAGGAGATGATCGATCAGCATCCGAACCTTACGGCGATCGCGGCGCTCAATGCGTGGTCGTCCGAGGGGGCCGCCCGCGCGCTGAGCAAGCTGGGAAACAGCAGGATCCGGCTGTTCGCCATCGACTGCATGCCGGAGGAGGCCATGTATATGGAAGAGGGCGTTCTGTCGCTGGCGCTGCTGCAGAATCCCTATCAGATGGGCTATTACGGAATCGAGACGGCCTGCCGGTATCTGAAAGGAGAAACCGTGGGAAACCGATATACGGATATCTATCCCGTCGAAGTCGGCACGATGTTCGACGACCTGTACCAGCAGCTGATTTTCCCGTTCGATTCCTGAATACGCCGGCGCCGGCGCAATCACACCGGAAAAGGAGGCAGTTGTATTGTATAAATTGATTTTCGCGGACGATGAGAAACTCGTGCTGAACAAAATCTGCCAGATGATGGACTGGGAAAGCAGCGGATTTTCGCTGCTCGGCTGCTGTTCCAATGGATACGAACTGATGGACATGGTCGAAAAAGAGCCGCCGGACCTTGTGATCCTCGACATCAATATGCCGTTCATCACGGGGCTGGAGGCCGCCCGGCAGATCCGGCACAGCTACCCCCGGATCCGGCTGGTTTTTCTGACCGGGTACACGGAGTTCGAATACGCCAAGCAGGCGGTCGAGCTGAACGCGCTCAAGTATATCGTCAAGCCGGTGACCGCGCAGGAGCTGCGGGGCGTCCTGCTGGAAGTCCGCGCGGCGCTGGATGAAGAGAACGGCCATATCCGGAAAATGGCGGCGCTCGAGTATTTCTATCAGCAGAACCGAAAGGTGCTGGTCAGGGACCTTTTGAGCGACAGCGCCCGCAGCGGCACCATTTACGACCGTGCGCGCGCTTATGGGCTCGACTGGAACGCGGGTACCTTTTTTCAGGCGGCGGTCTTCAGCGTGGACCGTATGAACAGCGGCGCGGCCTGGGCGGCCGGCGACGGGAAAACGATGCTGTACGCCCTCGGAAACGTGACGGCGGAGCTTGCCCAGGAGGCCGGGCTGGGGCTTGCCTGCACCCGCGGGGATACGGTTGTGCTGATCGGGTACTCGGCGGATGAGAACGGCTTTTCCCTGCGGATGCAGGAATTTGTGGAATCGGTCCTGCATATCGTCGCCGGGCAGCTTCAGTTCACGGCCGCGGCGGGGCTTGGAAACGTATGCCGGGGCTGCGCGCAGATCGCCTCCAGCTGTTCCGAGGCGGCGCAGGCGATGGAGCTGCGCACGAGGGAAGGCGGAAACCAGCTGTTCACCATGCAGGATCTTCACGTATCCGCGGGCGGCCACGCGGCCGTATGGGACGCGGTGAATTACATAGAATCCAATTACGCCGACCCGAACCTCTCCACCGACGCCGTGTGCGAGCATCTGCATTTGAGCCCCAGCTATCTGCGCG
This window of the Ruminococcaceae bacterium BL-6 genome carries:
- a CDS encoding Aldo/keto reductase; translated protein: MNMAESVNPAIVPKRRLSDGGEIPCIGMGTFGSDRFTAEQVSGAVAGAIRCGYRLFDCASVYGNESLIGKVFADAFSEGAVRRGELFITGKVWNDRHGRGEVLVACAESLRDLRLDYIDAYFVHWPFANYHAPGCSGDSRNPDSKPFRVGDFMETWRQMERLHDMGLVRHLGMSNMTIPKLEAVLPLCRIRPALIEMELHPGFQQPELFDYAVRHGIQPVGFCPVGSPSRPDRDKTAEDVSDLQIPEVAEIAKAHRVHPAVVCLKWAVRRGQIPIPFSIHESHYIANLKCTTEDPLTDGEMAKLKAADRNCRLIKGQVFLWQGAADWHALWDEDGTITQ
- a CDS encoding Sensor histidine kinase produces the protein MVLTHPSRQPGKADPRPKHIPSFHWNSLWVIMAASTLGLSLIAVVAITLVVYRHADAAINHSIEQNNAQITENVSASINSYIKEMVSISDNVTSLLGRYSAKELNSKLVVFLREDVETIAVFDSDGKPVVTTDKRTLRSDIEITRQSWFSGASTNGRRYLISQPHVQRLYRGEYPWVITLTRGVSWEEGGRARSGIMIVDMNFTRIKDLCSRDLENDGYLYITNQQGDVVYHPKQQMIYAGILPEEITLASALKEGSSVVRTKNVQRAVCVKSLSNAAWRVIGVSSMNGLATYDSGPGPYIVLSIVLLAVAILAGSLLLSRGMLRPLHNLMALMGRMTGGEGTELAPVGGVYEVGQLGDSFNRMVARIRQLMVQVRTEQEQLHRSELKALNAQMDPHFLYNTLDSVIWLAESGDQKGVIQMVLALSKYFRLSLSGARDFITVEDELQQVEKYLMIQKMRFGDAFTYQIICEPEIRKARTPKIMLQPIAENAIVHGVGTMEEGGVIVITARRSGEELELAVRDNGCGIKPDVLEHILESDAGVRSGIGLKNVHQRIKLACGGEYGLKVESELDEGTTVRVRLPLRLEQAKKEGEQ
- a CDS encoding Peripla_BP_4 domain-containing protein: MKRAGMLILAAAVFLGIIGGTWRLWSAGPGAKKGYTFDLIVKGTSMEFWKRVNEGAQAAASTYHVSVTMYGPAVEKDYAQQVGLVEDSIARKPDAIILAAADYRLLAKPVQDAIDAGIPVIMVDSDVDNSRTVAYVGTDNEKLGTMLARQLCQRTDAFGEVGVVSFVKESYPAVQREKGFRDAIRSDKRFTVLDTVYAYSDVAKGELLTKEMIDQHPNLTAIAALNAWSSEGAARALSKLGNSRIRLFAIDCMPEEAMYMEEGVLSLALLQNPYQMGYYGIETACRYLKGETVGNRYTDIYPVEVGTMFDDLYQQLIFPFDS
- a CDS encoding conserved protein of unknown function (Evidence 4 : Unknown function but conserved in other organisms), coding for MYKLIFADDEKLVLNKICQMMDWESSGFSLLGCCSNGYELMDMVEKEPPDLVILDINMPFITGLEAARQIRHSYPRIRLVFLTGYTEFEYAKQAVELNALKYIVKPVTAQELRGVLLEVRAALDEENGHIRKMAALEYFYQQNRKVLVRDLLSDSARSGTIYDRARAYGLDWNAGTFFQAAVFSVDRMNSGAAWAAGDGKTMLYALGNVTAELAQEAGLGLACTRGDTVVLIGYSADENGFSLRMQEFVESVLHIVAGQLQFTAAAGLGNVCRGCAQIASSCSEAAQAMELRTREGGNQLFTMQDLHVSAGGHAAVWDAVNYIESNYADPNLSTDAVCEHLHLSPSYLRALFKRQVGSTVIAYITKARMERARTLLEDGKLKNSQIAEKVGYASPHYFSYCFRHYFGMSPNEMREKRAAL